The Streptomyces sp. NBC_00435 nucleotide sequence GATCGTGGACTTGCCGCAGCCGCTGGGTCCCAGCAGTGCCGTGAACGAGCCCGCCGGGAGCTCCAGATCGGTGCGCTCCAGCACCGGGGCGGCCCCGTAGCGGACCGACAGCCCCTCCAGTCGTACGTCCAGGCTCATGAGGTGCTCCAATGCACGAACCGGCGGCCGATCGCGGCCAGTACGAGGTCGACGGCCACTCCGAGCAGACCGAGCACGAGGAGTCCCGCGAACATCCGGTCCACCCGCAGGAACTGCCCGTCCACCTGGAGCCGGTACGCCAACCCGCTGTCGGCGCCGCCCAGTTCGGCCGCCACCAGGGCGAGCAGGGCCACCGAGGCCCCGTACCGCAGCGCGGCCAGCAGCGCGGGCGCGGCCGCCGGCAGCAGCACTTCGGTGAACCGCCGGTGCAGTGGCGCCCCCAGCGACCGGGCCGCCCGCAGGTGGGACACCGGGACCCGGGAGACCCCGTCGTGGACGTACAGCCAGACGGCGAGCAGTACGGCGTAGGCGATGAGCAGGCGCTTGGCGGTCTCGCCGATGCCGAACCAGGCGGTCGCGAGGGGCACGAGCGCTATGGCGGGGATCGGGCGCAGGAAGGAGACCACCGGGGTGACGGCGGCGGACAGCCCCGGCAGGTAGCCGGTGGCGAATCCCAGCGCGCTGCCGACGAGGGCGCCCAGTGCGAACCCCTGCCCGGCACGGACCAGGCTGGCGCCGAGATCGGCGGCCAGGATGCCGCTGCGGGCGCTGTCCACGAGCGCGGCCGCGGTTTCGGTGGGCGTGGGCAGCAGCCCCGGTGCCACCGCGCCGGACCGGGCGAGCAGGTACCACAGCGCGAGCACGGCGCCTGCCGCGCCCAGGGCCGGGCCGAGCCGGCCGGTGGCCCGGCCGGGCGGTGAGGGGGTGGCGGGCACGGGGCGGCTCCTCGTTCGGTTCCTCGACGTCTATAAGCGAGGTCAATAATTGACCACGCTTATGACGGGAGTGTTGCCGCAGTGCGAAACATCGCCGGAACCCCCGGCCCGTGATCCTTGATGAGGTACGTTCACCTGCATGTCTCGACCCGAACCCACGCCCGAGGCGATCGAGGTCGGACGGGTGATCCGGAGCTGCCGCAAACAGCACGGCGTCTCCATGGCTGTCCTCGCCACCCGCTCCGGCCTCTCACAGCCGTTCCTCAGCCAGCTCGAACGCGGCCTCGCCACCCCCAGCCTCAGCTCGATCTACCGGATCGCGGAAGCGCTGGACGTCACCCCGGGGACCTTCCTTCGGCCACCCGCGCGACCGGGTGCGGTCAGCCACGAGAGCGACCCGCAGGTGATCCGCGTGAACGAGGCCACGGGGCAGACCGCCCAGGTGCTCATCCCCGGCGGGCGCAGCGCGCTGATGGAGGCCTACGAGCACCACTTCGAGCCCGGCCGGGGCGAGCGCGGCTGGTTCGAGCACCCCGGCGAGGACTTCCTCTACGTCCTGGAGGGCGAGATCGTCCTGGAGCTCGAGGGCGAGGAACCACTGACCCTGCGCGCCGGGCAGAGCGCCCACCACCGGGGCGAAGTCCCGCACCGCTGCCGCCTGACGGGCCCGGTCGCCGCCCGCACCCTGCTGGTCATCGCGAGTGCCTGACCCGGGGCCCGACTACTGGTGGTCGGGTACGTACTTGTAGCCGACGCGGCGCACGGTGGTGATGCGGGACCGGTGCGCGGGGCCGAGCTTGCGGCGCAGCCTGGCCACGTGGACGTCGACCGTACGGCCGTCGCCGAAGTGACCGTACCCCCAGATGTCCGAGATGAGGGCGTCACGCGTGTGCACCGTGTACGGGTGGGCCACGAGGTGGGCCAGAAGGTCGAACTCCAGGTAGGTGAGCTCCAGTTCGCGTCCGTCGACCTCGACCAGCCGGCGTGCGCGGTCCACCCGGATGCCGTCGTCCGACGGAACGGGGGTGGGGGCGGGGGCGGGGGCGGCGGGCGCATCCACGCCGGGAGCCGGAAGCCCTCCCAGGTCGAGGGGACCGGGCTCCGGGCGCACCCCGTGCGCCCTCATCAGCGCCGCCGGGTCGACGTTCGCCGGGAGGAACACCAGGTAGCCGACGCGGCCGCCGTCGATCCCGTCGACGGGGACACCGGACGGACGGTCACCGACGAGCTGGAGGCGGAGGGCCGGGGAACGGCGAACGCCGGCGGGTGCGGATGCGGGTACGGGAAGTGCGGTGGTCACGGTGAGCCCCTTCGGCTGCGCGGAATGAGGTACGGATGCCGGGTGTTCGGCCATGACGGGGCAAGGGTCTCCGTGACGGATCCGACCGGGAGGGCCGGCACGCCGAACGCCGGGCGACCCCCCGCCGCTCGAGGGACCGGGGGCGCGGGGACAACGTGGCGCACAGAGTGGCGCGAGAGCCGGAGCACCGGAGCGCGTCGGGGAAATGCCCTGTCGGAGAGGCCCTAAACGGGTCGGCAGGCGGCGCTGGCCACGAGACGGAAGTCAACGTGCCTGCGGCGTACGAGCAACGGCTGCGACGGGGGCATGGTCACATCGTGAGGTGCGTGGCGCGCACTCGTCAACACTTCCCTACCGATTACATAGGAAATGCCGAACACGTCTCGAATCACGAGATGAAGCTGTCCATCATTCGGTCGCGCCCTTGCCGGGACGGTTACTTCGGGCAAGTATCCCTATCAATCCGATGGGAAAGGTGGGGATTCGGTCACGCGTGACCGGCCGATGCCACCCAACGACGTTCCGGAGTAGCCGACATGACCACCGCCGTCCCCCACGGCACCACTGTCCGCCCAACCGTCCCCCCAGCCCTCGCGACACTGTGCGGCACCCGGGCCTGCCGGTGACGGCCACGGCGACGACACCTGGCCCCGCCGACGAGCGGCGCCGCGCGCTCCTGCGTACCGCCCGCGACGTGGCGGACGACCTCGCCGCGGACGCCATCGCCCGCGATCAGGCCGGCAAGCCGCCGACCGACGAGACGGCCCGGCTGCGCGAGGCCGGCCTGCCCGCGGCCCTCACGCCGCCCGGGCCCGGGCGCGGGGCGCACTGGCGTACCGGATGCGCCGTCATCCGGGAGATCGCCGCGGCGGACAGTTCCGTCGGCGACCTGCTCGCCCGCCACTACGTGCACGCCTGGAGCGGACGCTTCTACGCGAGTCACGAGGACGCCACCGCCCTCGAGGAGGAGTCGGTGCGCGAGAGGTGGCTGTGGACCGGAGCGGTCCACGCGCCCTCCACCGACGACGGCGCCGACGGACCGGATCTGACGCTGAGGCCGCGCGCGAACGGCTACGTCCTGAACGGACGCCGGACCGTGGACACGGCGGTGGCCGCAGCCGACCAGATCGTGGTGGACGCCCACTGCGCCTCGACCGGTGACGTCCTGGTCGTACGGATTGCGTCCGGCGCCCGGGGGGTGACCGTCGAACCGGCCCACGACCGCCTCGGGCAGCGCGTCGCCGGCGCGGGCGAGGTCGTCCTGGACCGGGTCGCCATCGCACACGGGCAGGTACTGGGCCGCCGGCCGCACGACGAGGAGTCGACCACCCCCTTCACCGCGCTCGCGGAGCCCGCGCTCCGGCTCGCCCTGTGCCACGTCGGCCTCGGCATCGCCGAGGGCGCCCTGACCGAGGCCCGCGACCTCAGCAGGGGCGGCCGGGCGCACCTGCTGCCCGGCGAGGACCCGGACCTCTTCCTGACGTACGGGGAACTCGCCTCCGCCGCCCAGACGGCCACCGCCGTCGTCGGCCGGGCGACCGATGTGATGGGCCAGGCCCTGGACACGGGTGCGCACCTCGACGCGGAGGGAGCCGCCGGTGTCGCCGCCCTGGTCGCGACGGCCGAGACCGTGACGTCGAAGGCCGCCCTGCACATCAGCACCCGGGTGCTGGAACTCGCCGACGCCCCCGGTCTGGACCGGTTCTGGCGCAACGCCCGGGTCCTGACGGCCCACCGCCCGGCCGCGCACCGCCTGCGCTCCATCGGCGAGCACTACCTCAACGGCTCCCACCGCGCCGTGGTGGCGGCCTTCCACTGACACCGGGTGGCCGCCCGGCAACGGGCGGCCACCCGCGGCGGTCGCCGGCCGCCGTCGTGCGGGATAATGCCCGTATGCGGATCTCAGCCAGGGCGGACTACGCGGTACGTGCCGCACTGCAGCTTGCCGCGTCGCAGGACGACGGGCCCCTGAAGGCCGAAGCCATCGCCGACGCCCAGGACATCCCGCACAAGTTCCTCGAGGGCATCCTGAACGACATGCGCCGGGGCGGTCTCGTGCTCAGCCAGCGCGGCGGCAACGGCGGCTACCGGCTGGCCAGGCCCGCCCGGTCCATCAGCATCGCAGATGTCATCCGCGTCGTGGACGGACCGCTCGTCTCGGTGCGCGGGGTCCGCCCGCCGGACCTGTCCTACACCGGCCCCGCCCAGTCACTGCTGCCCCTGTGGATCGCCCTGCGGGCCAACGTGCGCGAGATCCTCGACGGCGTGTCGCTCGCCGACGTCGCGTCCTGCGAGCTGCCCGCCACCGTATCCGCGCTGGCCCATGCTCCTGACGCCTGGACCAATCCCTGATCTCCCGACCTCCTGACCCCATCCCCACCTGGGGTTTCTCACATCGCGAGAGCTGAGCGTCCACCATGTGGGCAACCTCTTGGGGCGGGTCTCACGGTCTGCCAATATGCCTACCAACCAGGTGGGAAAACTAGGAATTCCGGGAGGTGGCCGTGCGAACACCGCAGCACGCAGGCAGGACGCTGCCTCTGACCTCCCGTCGACACATCGACCTGGTTCGTACCTCCAGCGCCATCTGTCAGCCTGCCTGACAGCATTGGCGAGGCCTGGCCCCACGCTCGGAACACCGCTCGGAGCACTGTTCGGGGCCACCGCGCCGCCCGCAGGCCGCCGGGCCCCCGGCCCGCCTCGCCACCCGCACGCCTCCAAGCGACCGCGATCCCGCCGACGACGGCCGGGAGTGGGTGCCATGTGTGCCGATGGCTTTGCGTCGCCCGTCTCCGTACTCCCCCGAACACCATCCCGTGAAAGGACACCTCCGTGTCTGCCGCAAGACCGCTCACCGCCCTGCGCGCCATCGCCGTCACCGCCGCCCTTCCCCTGCTGCTCACCGCCTGCGGCTACGGTTCCGACGCCAAGAAGGACGACGCTCCCGCGAAGGAGAACGTCGCCGCCGACGCCGGCAAGAAGCTGTCGGCCTCCGAGGTCCGCATCGGCTACTTCCCGAACCTGACGCACGCCACCGCGCTCGTCGGTCTCCAGGAAGGCCTGATCGCCAAGGAACTGAACGGCACCACGATCAAGCCGCAGTCCTTCAACGCCGGCCCGTCCGAGATCGAAGCCCTCAACGGCGGCTCTCTCGACATCGGCTTCATCGGCCCCTCCCCGTCGATCAACGGCTACGTCAAGTCCAAGGGCTCCAACCTGCGGATCATCTCCGGCTCCGCCTCCGGCGGCGTCAAGCTGGTCGTGAACCCGGACAAGATCAAGACCCTGGACGACCTCAAGGGCAAGAAGATCGCCACCCCGCAGAAGGGGAACACCCAGGACGTGGCGTTCCTCAACTGGATCGGCACCAAGGGCTGGACGGTCGACCCCGAGTCCGGCAAGGGCGACGTCTCCGTGGTCCGCACCGACAACAAGGTCACCCCGGACGCCTTCAAGCAGGGCTCCATCGACGGCGCCTGGGTCCCCGAGCCCACCGCCTCCAAGCTCGTCTCCGACGGCGGCAAGGTCCTCCTCGACGAGACCGACCTGTGGCCCGACAAGAAGTTCGTCATCACGAACATCATCGTGTCGCAGAAGTTCCTCAAGGAGCACGCGGACGTCGTCGAGGCGGTGCTGCGCGGCACCGTGAAGACCAACGAGTGGATCAACGCCAACCAGGACAAGGCCAAGGCCTCCGCCAACGCGAAGCTGGCCGCCGAGGGGGGCAAGCCGCTCGACGCGAAGGTCATCGACCCGGCCTGGACCAGCATCCTGGTCACCGACGACCCGCTGGCCGGCACCCTGAAGACCGAGTCCGACTGGGCGGTCAAGGCCAAGCTCATCGAGCAGCCCGACCTCGCCGGCATCTACGACCTGACGCTCCTGAACAAGGTGCTCAAGGCCGCCGGCAAGCCCGAGGTCTCCGACGCCGGTCTCGGCGTCAAGTAACCGCACGGCTCGGCAATCACCTCAGGAGGGTGCGGACCACGGCGACCACGCCCGGTCCGCACCCTCCTGCGGGTTCAGGCCTCGTCGCCGAGTGGGCCGGGTGCGGGCGGGCGTGCGGGCCCCCGGCCCCCGGGCCGCTTCTCTCTTCCCGTTGTCGCCGGAGCGTGGCGGCAGCACGGCGGATCCGGCCGGCACGGGACTGCGCCCGGCGTGACGCGGACGTACGCTGATCAGGTCACCGGTTGCGGCGGGCCATGACGTTGGCCGGCGCCGTCCGGAGGCGTCCGGAGTGAGGTGATGCCCGATGTCCGCATCCCGGGCGGCCACGGCCGCGGCCCGTTGCGCGGCTGCCGGAACCGTCTGCCTGTGCGTCCTCGCCGGCGCGGGGGCTGCCGGGGCCGATGACAACGGCATCGCCGGCAAGAGCGCCCAGACCATCGCGGACGCCGCGCGCGCCGCCATGTCCGGGGCCACCTCCATGCGCATGGCGGCCAAGGTGACCAACGAGTCGGGCACCACCGCCCTGGACCTCCGGTTCGACGAGCGGGGCAATTGCGCCGGCAGCGTGACCCCTCCCGGCGGATCGGGCAAGGCCGACATCGTCAAACGCGGCAACGACGTGTGGATGAAGTTCGACGACGCCCTCCTCCGGTCCCAAGTACCGGGCGGCGCGGGCGAGGACGCGATCGCGCTGATCAACGGCCGCTACCTGCACGGCACTACGGGCAGCTTCCTGTTGCGCGACTTCGCCGACTTCTGCGACCTGGACTTCTTCAAGAAGGAGTTCTCCTCGAAGCCGGTGAGCGAACAGCTGACCAAGGGGCCGCGCACCACGGTCGACGGCCGTCCCGCCATTACGGTCACGAGTCGGGGCGACAGCGGGACGGGAACCTTCCAAGTCGCCACCGAGGGCAAGCCCTACCTGCTGCGGCTGCAGGGCGACGACGCGTCCGGCGAGCGGGTGGAGGCTTCCTTCTCCGCCTTCGACGAGCCCGTGACGGCCAAGGTCCCCGCGCCCGCCGATTCGGTCGACCTGTCCCAGCTCCAGTAGCGCTGGCCCGCGCTCACGCGCGGAGCGCGTGTCACGCCGCGTTCGGCGGAGCGACCAGGCTCCGCCTGATGTAGCGGGTGGTCCCGTCGGCGAGGATCCCGGTCTGGCCGACATGGCCCGCGGACCGGCCGACGCCGAGGCGCTGACGGCAACCGACTGCCCTGAAGCGGAATCCGCTCTTCGAGCGATACCTGACGCGCCCGCGTTACTCGCGGGTAGTCTGTCGGGCAGCTGGTTCGCCCCGTCCGCCGGACGGGACGCGCCGCAAGGGGGAACCCGGTGGAGAACCGGCGGGAATCCGGCTGGAAACGTGCGGCCGGACGTCACCGACGCCTGCCGACCGAATATCACGCCCCACCGCGACAACCAATGGCGCCCCGGTGCGTCTAGACCTGGTGGGGCGGACCGCGCTCCGGCCCCCGGACTCCGCTTCGTGGCACGTTCATCGGGGCCTCCGCGGCCGGCGCCCGCTCCTGACCCCGCCTGCCCCCGTTTCGAGAGGTCCTGCATCATGCCCCTGGTCGGTTCCGGCTTCAGTGTCCTGTCCGAGGACTTCGCCGCCGCCCCCCACCACCACTTCGCACGACTGCGGGAGCAGTCTCCGGTGCACTACGAGCCGTCGATCGACAGCTACTTCCTCTCCCGCTACGAGGACGTCAAGCGGGTCCTCACCGACCACGAGGCCTTCACCACCGAGACGCTCCAGGTGCGCGCAGAGCCGGTGATGCGCGGCCCGGTCCTCGCCCAGATGACCGGGGCCGAGCACACCGCCAAGCAGAAGATCTTCGTCCGCGGCTTCACGGGGCAGGCCCTGCGGGACCAGACGCGCGCCATCCACGCCAACGCCGCCGAGCTGATCGCCCCCTTCCTCCCAAAGGGGCGGGTGGACCTCGTCAATGACTTCGGCAAGCCGCTCGCCGTGCGCGCGACCCTCGACGTCCTCGGCCTGGACAAGCGGGACTGGCGGCAGGTGGCCGACTGGCACAGTGGGGTCACCGAGTTCATCACCAGCATCCGCCTCACTCCCGAGCGCCGCCGGCACTGCCTGGACCGGGCCGAGGAGTTGGAGGCCTATCTCGTCCCCGTCATCGAACACCGGCGCCGGCACCCGGGCGAGGACCTGATCTCGAAGCTGTGCACCGCCGAGTTCGACGGCGCCGACATGAGCAACAGCGAGGTCACCGCGCTGGTCGTCAACGTCCTCGTCGCCGCGACCGAGCCCGCGGACAAGACGCTGGCCCTGCTCTTCAAGCATCTGATCGACCACCCCGGGCAGCTTGCCCGGGTTCGACAGGACCCGGCCCTGCTGCCCGCCGCGATCGCCGAGACCCTGCGCTACACCCCGCCCGTCCAGCTCATCCCCCGCCAGGCGGAACGGGCGGCCGTGTTCGCCGGCGCCACGGTCCCGGCCGGCGCCACGGTCTTCTGCATGATCGGCGCGGCCAACCGCGATCCGGGCGTCTTCGCCGCCCCGGACACCTTCGACATCGACCGCGACGACCTGGGCACCGCCCGCTCCTTCACCGCCGCCGCGCAGCACCTGGCCTTCGGTACCG carries:
- a CDS encoding ABC transporter permease; the encoded protein is MPATPSPPGRATGRLGPALGAAGAVLALWYLLARSGAVAPGLLPTPTETAAALVDSARSGILAADLGASLVRAGQGFALGALVGSALGFATGYLPGLSAAVTPVVSFLRPIPAIALVPLATAWFGIGETAKRLLIAYAVLLAVWLYVHDGVSRVPVSHLRAARSLGAPLHRRFTEVLLPAAAPALLAALRYGASVALLALVAAELGGADSGLAYRLQVDGQFLRVDRMFAGLLVLGLLGVAVDLVLAAIGRRFVHWSTS
- a CDS encoding putative leader peptide, whose protein sequence is MRTPQHAGRTLPLTSRRHIDLVRTSSAICQPA
- a CDS encoding helix-turn-helix domain-containing protein, translated to MSRPEPTPEAIEVGRVIRSCRKQHGVSMAVLATRSGLSQPFLSQLERGLATPSLSSIYRIAEALDVTPGTFLRPPARPGAVSHESDPQVIRVNEATGQTAQVLIPGGRSALMEAYEHHFEPGRGERGWFEHPGEDFLYVLEGEIVLELEGEEPLTLRAGQSAHHRGEVPHRCRLTGPVAARTLLVIASA
- a CDS encoding acyl-CoA dehydrogenase, translated to MTATATTPGPADERRRALLRTARDVADDLAADAIARDQAGKPPTDETARLREAGLPAALTPPGPGRGAHWRTGCAVIREIAAADSSVGDLLARHYVHAWSGRFYASHEDATALEEESVRERWLWTGAVHAPSTDDGADGPDLTLRPRANGYVLNGRRTVDTAVAAADQIVVDAHCASTGDVLVVRIASGARGVTVEPAHDRLGQRVAGAGEVVLDRVAIAHGQVLGRRPHDEESTTPFTALAEPALRLALCHVGLGIAEGALTEARDLSRGGRAHLLPGEDPDLFLTYGELASAAQTATAVVGRATDVMGQALDTGAHLDAEGAAGVAALVATAETVTSKAALHISTRVLELADAPGLDRFWRNARVLTAHRPAAHRLRSIGEHYLNGSHRAVVAAFH
- a CDS encoding ABC transporter substrate-binding protein, producing MSAARPLTALRAIAVTAALPLLLTACGYGSDAKKDDAPAKENVAADAGKKLSASEVRIGYFPNLTHATALVGLQEGLIAKELNGTTIKPQSFNAGPSEIEALNGGSLDIGFIGPSPSINGYVKSKGSNLRIISGSASGGVKLVVNPDKIKTLDDLKGKKIATPQKGNTQDVAFLNWIGTKGWTVDPESGKGDVSVVRTDNKVTPDAFKQGSIDGAWVPEPTASKLVSDGGKVLLDETDLWPDKKFVITNIIVSQKFLKEHADVVEAVLRGTVKTNEWINANQDKAKASANAKLAAEGGKPLDAKVIDPAWTSILVTDDPLAGTLKTESDWAVKAKLIEQPDLAGIYDLTLLNKVLKAAGKPEVSDAGLGVK
- a CDS encoding RrF2 family transcriptional regulator, translated to MRISARADYAVRAALQLAASQDDGPLKAEAIADAQDIPHKFLEGILNDMRRGGLVLSQRGGNGGYRLARPARSISIADVIRVVDGPLVSVRGVRPPDLSYTGPAQSLLPLWIALRANVREILDGVSLADVASCELPATVSALAHAPDAWTNP
- a CDS encoding winged helix-turn-helix domain-containing protein, producing the protein MTTALPVPASAPAGVRRSPALRLQLVGDRPSGVPVDGIDGGRVGYLVFLPANVDPAALMRAHGVRPEPGPLDLGGLPAPGVDAPAAPAPAPTPVPSDDGIRVDRARRLVEVDGRELELTYLEFDLLAHLVAHPYTVHTRDALISDIWGYGHFGDGRTVDVHVARLRRKLGPAHRSRITTVRRVGYKYVPDHQ
- a CDS encoding cytochrome P450, cyclodipeptide synthase-associated — its product is MPLVGSGFSVLSEDFAAAPHHHFARLREQSPVHYEPSIDSYFLSRYEDVKRVLTDHEAFTTETLQVRAEPVMRGPVLAQMTGAEHTAKQKIFVRGFTGQALRDQTRAIHANAAELIAPFLPKGRVDLVNDFGKPLAVRATLDVLGLDKRDWRQVADWHSGVTEFITSIRLTPERRRHCLDRAEELEAYLVPVIEHRRRHPGEDLISKLCTAEFDGADMSNSEVTALVVNVLVAATEPADKTLALLFKHLIDHPGQLARVRQDPALLPAAIAETLRYTPPVQLIPRQAERAAVFAGATVPAGATVFCMIGAANRDPGVFAAPDTFDIDRDDLGTARSFTAAAQHLAFGTGLHQCVGAAFARAEIETVAALLLPLLEQVRYTPGFRYRETGLYTRGPASLSLDFTPVH